The DNA sequence CAGAAAAAATGTGAACTCAACCACTTGGATTAAACAGTCTTCAAGTCCATTTTTTGATGAGGTGATGCTCGGACAACGTTTAGAAAATCTTGCCTGCCAATAATCCTGCCAGATCATTTTTTGCAGTCGGATATCAATCAAAGCTACTAGAAAGCGTGCCACAATGTCACAAAAGAAATCTGAATCAACATATTTTCCTTTGCCCACATTGCTGAATAGATACTCTCCTGCACAGGTACACCTGATAGAGCACGTTACCGAAGCACTTCATGTTGTTTCTCGAGTGATTTCATCTGTCACGTCTATCAAAGACCAGGTAGCTGTAAATCCATATCATGGAATCTGTGAGCGATCATTCTTGAATGCTCGAAAGTATTTACGAATTTTTTCAGACTATGACACCCTGATGCCTCTGGAATTCTATGCCGAAGAGTTTCATTCCGGACGATTCGGAATTGAACAGATCCAGTCTGCAATCGAGGAACTCGAGAATACTCCAGTCGGTGCGCATCAAATTCCCACCGCGAAGAAAATAGCCGAACGATTACAAAGCCTGGCTGACAACGTGGACCACCTGAACCGTGCTCCTGACCAATTGAGACAGCAACACAACAGACCGGTTCGCACACTGTCTGAGCTGCTGGATCAAAACAAGAATTCCAACTGGTCAGAATTGATCTATGACGAAATCTCAAAGTATTGTGCAATGCATTATGATCAGGGAAATGCAATCTGGCCGAGCCCCTGGCAGGAGCTGACTTTATATCAATCCTGGCGATCGGCAGCGGTCTATGATCGAAACCTCGAATTCCGTGGGCTGTCCGGTTTGCGTAGATACATTTCCCAGCTTCCACATACGCCTGAGATCTCGATCATCTCTTCATTGAAAAGCCTGAATGTTCCACCAGTTCTCTGGGAAACGTACTTACTGTGTCAGGCATTTTCGATTCACAGCTGGTCTGCCTGGATAAAATACCAGGCAAGTGAATCAGAGATTGACGATCTCACAGGGTTACTGGCGATAAGACTCGCGTACGATGCAGCACTTTCAAGAGCTCAGAAATTCGAGATTGACTGGAGTGAATATCCCAGCAAACACCCGATTTCATTTAAGTCATCAACCTCTGCGCAAGATGATGAGATTCTGCGATATACGCTGTTACGCGCTTCAG is a window from the Gimesia benthica genome containing:
- a CDS encoding putative inorganic carbon transporter subunit DabA; translated protein: MSQKKSESTYFPLPTLLNRYSPAQVHLIEHVTEALHVVSRVISSVTSIKDQVAVNPYHGICERSFLNARKYLRIFSDYDTLMPLEFYAEEFHSGRFGIEQIQSAIEELENTPVGAHQIPTAKKIAERLQSLADNVDHLNRAPDQLRQQHNRPVRTLSELLDQNKNSNWSELIYDEISKYCAMHYDQGNAIWPSPWQELTLYQSWRSAAVYDRNLEFRGLSGLRRYISQLPHTPEISIISSLKSLNVPPVLWETYLLCQAFSIHSWSAWIKYQASESEIDDLTGLLAIRLAYDAALSRAQKFEIDWSEYPSKHPISFKSSTSAQDDEILRYTLLRASEIAFRDQLLRGLTAQTDNTKVVSESTGKSSAIESDRTEQMPVSNSPTTIDLSPAAGAWSKAGPEWELAGKPAFVIASQKYIRENDLEAHSVLCSYDHSHDPEGIVLENIMTAPMIFAHCKNMQSYASAVDNHQSGSSLNSLQNVLVDIGILSGKNGAITTDSPWQSLQTGSRFDHKPIRLHVVIAAPRCLIEKIISKHQNIMNLLSGNWMQLVSLDEEQAFEYSTDGIWKKIVLPEN